Proteins found in one Gemmatimonadota bacterium genomic segment:
- a CDS encoding DUF58 domain-containing protein: MNSTDYRKYLDPMTVSRLARLDLKARLVVEGFIAGLHSSPYHGFSVEYAEHRQYMPGDPIKHIDWKVFAKSDRFYIKEYEEETNLKSYIFLDVSASMEFVSTGISKLEYGRYLAAALTYLMLSQQDSVGLVLYDERIRQYVPPRSVRNHLHIILQRLHAAASGSGTRSRATFHSLAERIKRRGLIIIISDLFDEPGDIVDSIRHFRHRKHEVIVFRLLDPAEKGFEFRHPARFRDMETGEEVYTHPHVIREAYLGDLKEQDELYTRVCRENAADYLSLDTGTPFDQALLTFLAKRAHLG; the protein is encoded by the coding sequence ATGAATTCGACCGATTACCGCAAATACCTCGATCCGATGACCGTGTCCCGGCTTGCCCGGCTGGATCTCAAGGCGCGGCTGGTCGTGGAAGGGTTCATCGCCGGGCTGCACAGCAGTCCCTACCACGGGTTCAGCGTCGAATACGCGGAACACCGGCAGTACATGCCGGGCGATCCCATCAAGCACATCGACTGGAAGGTTTTCGCCAAGTCAGACCGGTTCTACATCAAGGAATACGAAGAAGAAACCAATCTGAAATCCTATATCTTCCTGGACGTCAGCGCGTCGATGGAATTCGTGTCTACGGGGATAAGCAAGCTGGAGTACGGGAGATACCTGGCGGCCGCGCTCACCTACCTCATGCTGAGCCAGCAGGACTCCGTGGGGCTGGTGCTGTACGACGAGCGGATCAGGCAATACGTTCCCCCGCGGTCGGTCCGCAACCATCTGCACATCATTCTGCAACGGCTGCACGCCGCGGCGTCCGGATCAGGAACGCGAAGCCGGGCGACCTTTCACTCGCTGGCGGAAAGGATCAAGCGGCGCGGGCTGATCATCATCATTTCCGATCTTTTCGACGAACCCGGTGACATCGTCGACAGCATCCGGCATTTCCGCCATCGAAAACATGAAGTGATCGTGTTTCGCCTGCTGGATCCCGCCGAGAAGGGCTTCGAATTCCGCCATCCCGCTCGTTTCCGCGACATGGAGACCGGGGAAGAGGTGTATACCCACCCGCACGTGATCCGTGAAGCCTACCTGGGGGATCTGAAGGAACAGGACGAACTGTACACCCGCGTCTGCCGGGAGAACGCCGCGGACTATCTCAGCCTGGACACCGGCACGCCATTCGACCAGGCCCTGTTGACCTTCCTCGCCAAGCGCGCCCATTTGGGCTGA
- a CDS encoding MoxR family ATPase, translating into MSEEHQHDDLKIVEELKEAGENIRTEISKVIIGQQDVIQQLLTVLLANGHALLIGVPGLAKTLLINTLSRTLDLKFSRIQFTPDLMPSDITGTEILEEDRTTGHREFKFIRGPIFANVILADEVNRTPPKTQAALLQAMQEHEVTAAGESMKLDEPFFVLATQNPIEQEGTYPLPEAQLDRFMLSIYMDYPSRTEEIEIARSTTSVQEAEPEHILTGTDVKKLQQLIRRVPVADHVVEYAVSLARMTRPNEPDAPPFIRDRVSWGAGPRASQYLILGAKARSVLMGNFTPTPEDVRALALPVLRHRIVTNFNADADGVTADDIITQLMDETKGASS; encoded by the coding sequence ATGAGTGAAGAACATCAACACGACGATCTGAAAATCGTCGAAGAACTCAAAGAAGCGGGCGAAAACATACGGACTGAGATTTCCAAGGTCATCATCGGCCAGCAGGACGTGATTCAACAACTGCTGACCGTCCTCCTGGCTAACGGCCACGCCCTGCTGATCGGCGTTCCGGGGCTGGCCAAGACCCTCCTGATCAATACGCTCTCCAGGACGCTCGATCTCAAGTTCAGCCGCATTCAGTTCACACCGGACCTGATGCCGTCCGACATCACGGGAACGGAAATCCTGGAAGAGGACCGGACGACCGGTCACCGGGAGTTCAAGTTCATCCGCGGACCGATTTTCGCGAACGTGATCCTGGCCGACGAGGTCAACCGTACGCCGCCCAAGACCCAGGCGGCCCTTCTGCAGGCGATGCAGGAACACGAAGTGACGGCCGCGGGCGAGTCCATGAAGCTCGACGAACCGTTTTTCGTCCTGGCGACGCAAAACCCCATCGAACAAGAAGGCACCTATCCGCTGCCCGAGGCCCAGTTGGACCGCTTCATGCTCAGTATTTACATGGATTATCCGTCACGAACTGAAGAGATCGAAATCGCCCGAAGTACGACGAGCGTTCAGGAGGCCGAACCGGAACATATCCTGACGGGGACCGACGTTAAGAAACTGCAGCAGTTGATCCGAAGAGTGCCCGTGGCGGACCATGTGGTCGAATACGCCGTCTCACTGGCACGCATGACCCGTCCGAACGAGCCGGACGCCCCGCCTTTCATTCGCGACAGGGTCAGTTGGGGCGCCGGTCCACGGGCTTCCCAGTACCTGATCCTGGGTGCGAAGGCCCGGTCGGTGCTCATGGGAAACTTTACGCCCACGCCGGAAGACGTGCGTGCCCTGGCGCTGCCCGTGCTGAGGCACCGCATCGTGACCAATTTCAACGCCGACGCGGACGGGGTCACCGCCGATGACATCATCACGCAACTGATGGATGAAACGAAGGGCGCCTCATCCTGA